The following proteins are encoded in a genomic region of Mycolicibacterium rutilum:
- the ppc gene encoding phosphoenolpyruvate carboxylase, translated as MAEVAGLEPIGAVMRTQVGREATEPMREDIRLLGAILGDTVREQNGEAVFDLVERARVESFRVRRSEIDRTELAGLFDGIDVGQAIPVIRAFTHFALLANVAEDIHRERRRAVHVEAGEPPQPSSLAATYAKLDSAELDSDTVADALAGALVSPVITAHPTETRRRTVFDTQHRITELMRLRMRGHDRTDDGRDIDNELRRHILTLWQTALIRLSRLKIQDEIETGLRYYPAAFFEVIPAVNAGVRAELQSRWPDSGLLDEPIVRPGSWIGGDRDGNPNVTAEVVRLATGSAAHLALDHYFTEITALEEELSMSARLVRISDDLAALADECHEPARADEPYRRALRVIHARLTATAQEILDRQPEHVLDLGLERYQTPAELLADLDVVYESLRANGSAVLADDRLARLREAVRVFGFHLSGLDMRQNSDVHEEVVAELLAWAGVHSDYASLDEPERVELLSKELSTRRPLVKDGAALSELARKELDIVAAAARAVRVFGPQAVPNYIISMCQSVSDMLEATVLLKEAGLLDVSDSEHYAPVGIVPLFETIDDLQHGASILEAALGLPVYRHIVTARGESQEVMLGYSDSNKDGGYLAANWALYRAELDLVESARKTGIRLRLFHGRGGTVGRGGGPSYDAILAQPPGAVNGSLRITEQGEVIAAKYAEPQLAHRNLETLVAATLEATLLDVEGLGDEAGPAYQVLDDLAARAQRAYGELVHDTPGFVEYFKASTPVSEIGALNIGSRPTSRKPTTSISDLRAIPWVLAWSQSRVMLPGWYGTGTAFEEWIAAGVEEERVEVLRDLYRRWPFFRTVLSNMAQVLAKSDLGLAARYSELVEDEELRRRVFDKIVAEHGRTIRMHKLITGQDDLLADNPALARSVFNRFPYLEPLNHLQVELLRRYRSGDDDELVQRGILLTMSGLATALRNSG; from the coding sequence ATGGCTGAAGTCGCGGGACTGGAACCGATCGGCGCGGTCATGCGCACGCAGGTGGGCCGCGAGGCCACCGAGCCGATGCGTGAGGACATCCGGTTGCTCGGCGCGATACTCGGCGACACGGTGCGCGAGCAGAACGGCGAAGCGGTGTTCGACCTCGTCGAGCGCGCCCGCGTCGAATCCTTCCGGGTGCGCCGTTCGGAGATCGACCGCACCGAACTCGCGGGCTTGTTCGACGGGATCGACGTCGGCCAGGCGATCCCCGTCATCCGGGCGTTCACACACTTCGCGTTGCTGGCCAATGTCGCAGAGGACATCCACCGGGAGCGGCGCCGCGCGGTCCACGTCGAGGCGGGGGAGCCGCCGCAACCCAGCAGCCTGGCGGCGACGTACGCCAAACTCGATTCCGCCGAACTGGATTCGGACACCGTCGCCGACGCGCTGGCGGGGGCGCTGGTGTCACCGGTGATCACCGCGCACCCGACCGAGACCCGCCGGCGCACGGTGTTCGACACCCAGCACCGCATCACCGAGCTGATGCGGTTGCGGATGCGCGGGCACGACCGCACCGACGACGGCCGTGACATCGACAACGAGCTGCGCCGCCACATCCTGACCCTGTGGCAGACCGCGCTGATCCGGTTGTCGCGGCTGAAGATCCAGGATGAGATCGAGACCGGGCTGCGGTACTACCCTGCCGCGTTCTTCGAGGTGATCCCCGCCGTCAACGCCGGTGTGCGCGCCGAACTGCAGTCACGGTGGCCGGATTCGGGTCTGCTCGACGAGCCGATCGTGCGGCCCGGGTCGTGGATCGGCGGTGACCGCGACGGGAATCCGAACGTGACCGCGGAGGTCGTGCGGTTGGCCACCGGAAGCGCGGCCCACCTCGCGCTCGACCACTACTTCACCGAGATAACCGCGCTGGAAGAGGAACTGTCGATGTCGGCGCGGCTGGTCCGCATCAGCGACGACCTCGCCGCGCTGGCCGACGAGTGCCACGAGCCTGCCAGGGCCGACGAACCGTACCGGCGTGCGCTGCGGGTCATCCACGCCCGGCTGACCGCGACCGCACAGGAAATCCTCGACCGGCAGCCCGAACACGTCCTCGACCTCGGGCTCGAGCGGTACCAGACACCGGCCGAACTGCTGGCCGACCTCGATGTGGTCTACGAGTCGCTGCGCGCCAACGGCAGCGCCGTGCTGGCCGATGACCGGCTGGCGCGTCTGCGGGAAGCGGTGCGGGTCTTCGGGTTTCACCTGTCCGGTCTGGACATGCGGCAGAACTCCGACGTGCACGAGGAGGTCGTCGCCGAGTTGCTGGCGTGGGCGGGGGTGCACTCCGATTACGCGTCGCTGGACGAGCCGGAGCGGGTCGAGCTGTTGTCGAAGGAGCTGTCCACGCGCCGGCCCTTGGTCAAGGACGGCGCGGCGCTGTCGGAGTTGGCGCGCAAGGAACTCGACATCGTGGCGGCGGCCGCCCGCGCCGTGCGGGTGTTCGGCCCGCAGGCGGTGCCCAACTACATCATCTCGATGTGTCAATCGGTTTCGGACATGCTCGAGGCGACGGTCCTGCTCAAGGAGGCCGGGCTGCTGGACGTGTCGGACTCGGAGCACTACGCCCCGGTGGGGATCGTGCCGCTGTTCGAGACCATCGACGATCTGCAGCACGGCGCGTCGATTCTCGAGGCGGCGCTGGGCCTTCCGGTGTACCGGCACATCGTCACGGCGCGCGGCGAAAGCCAAGAGGTGATGCTCGGTTACTCGGATTCGAACAAGGACGGCGGGTATCTGGCGGCGAACTGGGCGCTGTACCGCGCCGAACTCGACCTGGTCGAGTCGGCGCGCAAGACCGGAATCCGGTTGCGGCTGTTCCACGGTCGCGGCGGCACCGTCGGCCGCGGCGGCGGGCCCAGCTACGACGCGATCCTCGCGCAGCCGCCCGGCGCGGTGAACGGGTCGCTGCGGATCACCGAACAGGGCGAGGTGATCGCGGCCAAGTACGCCGAACCGCAGCTCGCGCATCGCAACCTCGAGACGTTGGTGGCCGCGACGCTGGAGGCCACGCTGCTCGACGTCGAGGGGCTCGGCGACGAGGCCGGGCCCGCCTACCAGGTGCTCGACGACCTCGCCGCGCGCGCCCAGCGGGCGTACGGCGAATTGGTGCACGACACACCGGGATTCGTCGAGTACTTCAAGGCGTCGACGCCGGTGAGCGAGATCGGCGCGCTGAACATCGGGAGCCGGCCGACATCACGCAAGCCGACGACGTCGATCAGCGACTTGCGGGCGATCCCGTGGGTGCTGGCGTGGAGCCAGTCGCGAGTGATGCTGCCCGGGTGGTACGGCACGGGAACGGCGTTCGAGGAGTGGATCGCCGCCGGGGTCGAGGAGGAACGCGTCGAGGTGCTGCGCGACCTGTACCGGCGCTGGCCGTTCTTCCGCACCGTGCTGTCGAACATGGCGCAGGTGCTGGCGAAGTCGGATCTCGGCCTGGCCGCGCGGTATTCGGAGCTGGTCGAGGACGAGGAGCTCCGGCGGCGGGTGTTCGACAAGATCGTCGCCGAACACGGGCGCACCATCCGGATGCACAAGCTCATCACCGGCCAGGACGACCTGCTCGCCGACAACCCGGCGCTGGCCCGGTCGGTGTTCAACCGCTTCCCGTATCTGGAGCCGCTGAACCACCTGCAGGTCGAACTGTTGCGCCGTTACCGGTCCGGCGATGACGACGAACTCGTCCAGCGGGGGATTCTGCTGACGATGAGCGGATTGGCCACCGCGCTGCGCAACAGCGGCTAG